From the genome of Glycine max cultivar Williams 82 chromosome 2, Glycine_max_v4.0, whole genome shotgun sequence, one region includes:
- the ALMT5 gene encoding aluminum-activated malate transporter 14 isoform X2 produces the protein MESTHVISITNGEENVAPTKNAKTFQFSLSLPPVFSRLRENKLIQFSLFPITSYLRQKKDTKKIIHSIKVGISLVLISLLYFVDPLYEQVGDNAIWAIMTVVVTFEFSAGATLGKGLNRGMGTILGGGLGCIAAVLAQNVGGGIGNSIIIGTSVFIFGTIATYCRLFPSVKKRYDYGVMIFILTFNLVVVSGVRIQDQKVWKIASERLLTIVMGFVVCICVSFLVFPLWASDELHDSTVSRFQHLANALQGCLEEYVKFATEKENKKAGASFTVCKSLLDSKSKDEMLANFAKWEPWHGKFGFFYPWEKYLKIGEVLRELAAIILALGGCLQASTTPMELASVCQTVQLESCEAIGSRIVWTLQELGDSMNQMRKGEAEPQISAKLKAARAELSLVIATSKIAAIENIDALAVASFVFLLKKVVDKVEELAKEVEQVGDIAGFRAHSSTIVSS, from the exons ATGGAATCAACTCATGTAATATCCATTACAAATGGAGAAGAGAATGTTGCTCCAACGAAGAATGCTAAAACATTCCAATTTTCACTTTCACTTCCACCCGTTTTTTCCCGTCTTagagaaaacaaattaatcCAGTTCTCTCTTTTCCCCATCACTTCCTATCTGAGGCAAAAGAAagacactaaaaaaattatccacaGCATCAAAGTTGGAATCTCCCTTGTATTGATTTCACTCCTGTACTTCGTGGATCCTCTCTATGAGCAAGTTGGAGATAATGCTATATGGGCTATCATGACTGTTGTTGTCACTTTTGAATTTTCTGCGG GAGCTACGCTAGGAAAAGGTTTAAATCGCGGAATGGGAACCATATTAGGAGGTGGACTGGGTTGCATAGCCGCAGTTTTGGCTCAAAACGTTGGCGGAGGAATTGGCAACTCGATTATAATTGGTACTTCTGTATTTATCTTTG GAACAATTGCGACATATTGTCGCCTATTCCCTAGTGTGAAGAAGAGATACGATTACGGAGTGATGATCTTTATCCTCACTTTTAATTTGGTTGTGGTGTCTGGTGTGCGCATTCAAGATCAGAAAGTTTGGAAAATAGCAAGTGAACGTCTTTTAACAATTGTCATGGGTTTCGTTGTGTGCATTTGTGTGAGCTTCTTGGTCTTCCCCTTGTGGGCCAGCGATGAACTTCATGATTCCACTGTCTCTAGATTCCAACACCTTGCCAATGCATTACAAG GCTGCTTGGAGGAATATGTCAAATTTGCtactgaaaaagaaaataagaaggctGGTGCTAGCTTCACTGTTTGCAAGTCGCTGTTGGACTCCAAATCAAAGGATGAGATGCTG GCAAATTTCGCAAAATGGGAACCATGGCATGGAAAATTTGGATTTTTCTATCCATGGGAGAAGTACCTAAAGATTGGAGAGGTTCTTCGAGAACTTGCTGCAATTATTCTTGCTCTGGGAGGTTGCCTCCAAGCCTCAACTACG CCCATGGAATTGGCATCGGTTTGTCAAACAGTCCAATTGGAATCATGTGAAGCAATTGGGTCACGGATTGTGTGGACTCTGCAAGAACTTGGAGACAGCATGAATCAAATGAGGAAAGGTGAGGCAGAGCCTCAAATATCAGCAAAGTTGAAGGCAGCGAGAGCAGAGTTAAGCTTGGTGATTGCCACGTCCAAGATAGCAGCAATTGAGAATATTGATGCACTGGCAGTAGCAAGCTTCGTGTTCTTGCTCAAGAAAGTGGTGGATAAAGTAGAAGAACTGGCCAAAGAAGTGGAGCAAGTTGGAGACATTGCCGGTTTTCGTGCTCATTCAAGTACTATTGTCTCTTCTTAG
- the ALMT5 gene encoding aluminum-activated malate transporter 14 isoform X1, which translates to MESTHVISITNGEENVAPTKNAKTFQFSLSLPPVFSRLRENKLIQFSLFPITSYLRQKKDTKKIIHSIKVGISLVLISLLYFVDPLYEQVGDNAIWAIMTVVVTFEFSAGATLGKGLNRGMGTILGGGLGCIAAVLAQNVGGGIGNSIIIGTSVFIFGTIATYCRLFPSVKKRYDYGVMIFILTFNLVVVSGVRIQDQKVWKIASERLLTIVMGFVVCICVSFLVFPLWASDELHDSTVSRFQHLANALQGCLEEYVKFATEKENKKAGASFTVCKSLLDSKSKDEMLVLTDSPARANFAKWEPWHGKFGFFYPWEKYLKIGEVLRELAAIILALGGCLQASTTPMELASVCQTVQLESCEAIGSRIVWTLQELGDSMNQMRKGEAEPQISAKLKAARAELSLVIATSKIAAIENIDALAVASFVFLLKKVVDKVEELAKEVEQVGDIAGFRAHSSTIVSS; encoded by the exons ATGGAATCAACTCATGTAATATCCATTACAAATGGAGAAGAGAATGTTGCTCCAACGAAGAATGCTAAAACATTCCAATTTTCACTTTCACTTCCACCCGTTTTTTCCCGTCTTagagaaaacaaattaatcCAGTTCTCTCTTTTCCCCATCACTTCCTATCTGAGGCAAAAGAAagacactaaaaaaattatccacaGCATCAAAGTTGGAATCTCCCTTGTATTGATTTCACTCCTGTACTTCGTGGATCCTCTCTATGAGCAAGTTGGAGATAATGCTATATGGGCTATCATGACTGTTGTTGTCACTTTTGAATTTTCTGCGG GAGCTACGCTAGGAAAAGGTTTAAATCGCGGAATGGGAACCATATTAGGAGGTGGACTGGGTTGCATAGCCGCAGTTTTGGCTCAAAACGTTGGCGGAGGAATTGGCAACTCGATTATAATTGGTACTTCTGTATTTATCTTTG GAACAATTGCGACATATTGTCGCCTATTCCCTAGTGTGAAGAAGAGATACGATTACGGAGTGATGATCTTTATCCTCACTTTTAATTTGGTTGTGGTGTCTGGTGTGCGCATTCAAGATCAGAAAGTTTGGAAAATAGCAAGTGAACGTCTTTTAACAATTGTCATGGGTTTCGTTGTGTGCATTTGTGTGAGCTTCTTGGTCTTCCCCTTGTGGGCCAGCGATGAACTTCATGATTCCACTGTCTCTAGATTCCAACACCTTGCCAATGCATTACAAG GCTGCTTGGAGGAATATGTCAAATTTGCtactgaaaaagaaaataagaaggctGGTGCTAGCTTCACTGTTTGCAAGTCGCTGTTGGACTCCAAATCAAAGGATGAGATGCTGGTACTTACAGATTCTCCAGCGCGT GCAAATTTCGCAAAATGGGAACCATGGCATGGAAAATTTGGATTTTTCTATCCATGGGAGAAGTACCTAAAGATTGGAGAGGTTCTTCGAGAACTTGCTGCAATTATTCTTGCTCTGGGAGGTTGCCTCCAAGCCTCAACTACG CCCATGGAATTGGCATCGGTTTGTCAAACAGTCCAATTGGAATCATGTGAAGCAATTGGGTCACGGATTGTGTGGACTCTGCAAGAACTTGGAGACAGCATGAATCAAATGAGGAAAGGTGAGGCAGAGCCTCAAATATCAGCAAAGTTGAAGGCAGCGAGAGCAGAGTTAAGCTTGGTGATTGCCACGTCCAAGATAGCAGCAATTGAGAATATTGATGCACTGGCAGTAGCAAGCTTCGTGTTCTTGCTCAAGAAAGTGGTGGATAAAGTAGAAGAACTGGCCAAAGAAGTGGAGCAAGTTGGAGACATTGCCGGTTTTCGTGCTCATTCAAGTACTATTGTCTCTTCTTAG